A region from the Medicago truncatula cultivar Jemalong A17 chromosome 6, MtrunA17r5.0-ANR, whole genome shotgun sequence genome encodes:
- the LOC112422613 gene encoding uncharacterized protein: protein MAAANIASTGIVLEVLTRDNYLDWSVLVKNYLIGKGLWDNVVEVNVNPIRSDGKSKTDDALHSEQSDWKSKNGQALHAIQLSCGHYNLRQIRNCVTAQEAWNHLKVAFSEDLRADYDSFNTKKREEHDIEQGGLQTDIDMFHVAVKKGMWNDAIFFIRRDGDIISQKSSFNGWTSLHVAVDAGQDKIMKELVKMGALLTERDWEGYTPFALAVKSTNDIQIVEWMLNKGGADLLTMKIKANDNKGDIPVLLAATNGHKEMTRFLFSKTPWSTLEENDCFYGAKLLSHCIHAELYDVAAALLQHHGTHMPLNYESHQCTRPIYGLAHFPTVFDGATQLNWWRQIFYNVLWIPPYIDLEDKRITLKSDGGESIAYTFEGAVTKVVKCFPRTMMWFRRYGAQSLLIKLPCIKKIYGIKRNHYLVREIMRRLCEKIEKISSESELHQCSIHDAMLQAAKYGIIEFINSMREANPDLLWAMDKYKRGIFAHAILNRQDKVFKLIYEMEGQKELKTTKDIFENNLLHLAAELGPSSYRGCRSNAALQMQGELQWFKAVESTVPPMCKEAKNADGLTPHELFTKNHEHLLNEGRQWAKDIASSFTIVGTLIITIMFAAAFTVPGGNNQDKGTPIFLGKNAFSFFIVTDSLSLIASASSVLMFIGILTSRYAEEDFNTSLPAKLLFGLFTIFLSVVFMMCSFCSALALMLKGYRWIIITAIASSVIPILVFMFSLLRLFSEVCISFLRSYFLRKKRRMKI, encoded by the exons ATGGCAGCTGCAAATATTGCATCAACTGGAATAGTTCTTGAAGTTCTAACAAGAGATAATTACTTAGATTGGAGTGTGCTGGTGAAGAATTATCTCATTGGAAAAGGTCTTTGGGACAATGTTGTCGAGGTTAATGTCAATCCTATACGGTCTGATGGGAAATCAAAAACTGATGATGCCTTACATTCTGAACAGTCTGATTGGAAATCAAAAAATGGTCAAGCCTTACATGCTATTCAACTATCATGTGGTCATTATAATCTTCGCCAAATAAGAAATTGTGTAACAGCACAAGAGGCTTGGAATCACTTAAAAGTTGCCTTCAGCGAAGATTTAAGAGCAGACTATGATTCATTCAAcacaaaaaaaagagaagagcaTGATATTGAGCAAGGAGGTCTTCAAACTGACATTGACATGTTTCATGTGGCAGTGAAGAAAGGCATGTGGAACGACGCAATTTTCTTCATCAGACGTGATGGAGATATTATTTCACAAAAGTCATCCTTTAATGGTTGGACTTCTCTTCACGTTGCAGTTGATGCTGGACAAGATAAAATCATGAAGGAGTTGGTTAAAATGGGGGCATTGTTGACAGAGAGAGATTGGGAGGGATACACACCCTTTGCTCTTGCTGTTAAATCAACTAATGATATACAAATTGTTGAGTGGATGCTTAATAAAGGAGGAGCTGATCTTCTAACCATGAAAATCAAAGCTAATGATAATAAAGGTGACATTCCAGTACTTCTAGCCGCAACCAATGGCCACAAAGAAATGACGAGatttcttttttccaaaactccatGGTCCACCCTAGAGGAGAACGATTGTTTTTATGGTGCTAAACTTCTTTCACACTGCATCCATGCCGAATTATATG ACGTTGCCGCAGCATTACTTCAACATCATGGTACACACATGCCCCTTAATTATGAATCTCATCAATGTACGCGGCCTATATATGGATTAGCTCATTTCCCTACCGTATTTGACGGTGCAACCCAACTTAATTGGTGGCGACAGATTTTTTACAACG ttttgtgGATTCCACCTTACATAGACCTTGAGGACAAAAGAATTACACTCAAATCGGATGGTGGAGAATCAATTGCATATACTTTTGAAG GTGCTGTAACAAAAGTTGTAAAGTGCTTTCCTCGAACAATGATGTGGTTTCGTCGATATGGTGCACAATCTCTACTGATCAAGTTACCTT GTATTAAGAAGATATACGGGATAAAAAGGAACCATTACCTAGTAAGAGAGATTATGAGGCGTTTGTGcgaaaaaattgagaaaatatcaTCAGAATCAGAGTTACATCAATGTTCAATTCATGATGCTATGTTACAAGCAGCCAAGTATGGAATTATagagtttataaattcaatgaGGGAAGCAAATCCTGACCTTTTATGGGCCATGGACAAATACAAAAGAGGTATATTTGCACATGCAATTTTAAATCGTCAAGACAAAGTGTTCAAACTCATATACGAGATGGAAGGCCAAAAAGAGTTGAAAACTACCAAAGACATAtttgaaaataacttattaCACCTCGCAGCTGAGTTAGGCCCTTCCTCCTATCGTGGCTGTCGATCCAATGCTGCTCTTCAAATGCAAGGCGAACTTCAATGGTTTAAG GCGGTAGAGAGTACTGTGCCTCCAATGTGCAAGGAAGCAAAAAACGCAGACGGTTTAACGCCTCATGAATTATTTACGAAAAATCATGAGCACCTTCTGAACGAAGGTCGACAATGGGCAAAAGATATAGCAAGTTCTTTCACAATTGTGGGTACTCTCATCATTACCATCATGTTTGCTGCAGCTTTCACTGTTCCAGGAGGAAACAATCAGGATAAAGGAACACCTATCTTTTTAGGTAAAAAtgcattttctttctttattgtaACAGATTCCTTATCTCTCATTGCATCCGCATCATCAGTTTTGATGTTTATTGGGATTCTTACATCGCGTTATGCTGAAGAAGACTTCAACACGAGTTTGCCCGCTAAGTTATTGTTTGGccttttcacaattttcttgTCTGTGGTATTCATGATGTGTTCTTTTTGCTCTGCACTTGCTCTTATGCTCAAGGGGTACCGATGGATCATAATAACAGCAATAGCATCTTCAGTTATTCCAATCTTAGTGTTTATGTTTTCGCTATTGCGCCTCTTTTCAGAGGTTTGCATTTCTTTTCTGAGATCCTATTTCCTCAGgaagaaaagaagaatgaaaatatAG